The DNA region AGCTTTTAGGGCCAAAGACGGCTACTTCGTATTGGCAGTTGGTAGTGACCATTTATGGAAAAAGTTCTGCGAGGCTATTGGAAGGCCGGAGTTAGCCGACGACCCCCGATTTAATACTAACACAAAGAGAGTACAAAATAGGGAGGAGTTAGTAAAGATGCTGGAAGAGCTATTTCTAGAGAAAGAGGTGAATTATTGGGTATCGCTAATGTGGCAAAATGGAATTCCTGCGGCCCCTGTGTACAACTTGACACAGGTCTTCTCAGATCCTCATGTGCGATACAGAAAAATTGTAGTTGAAAGCCAGGGCCCATTTGGCGTGATCAAGACATTAAAATCGCCCATAAATGCTGAATCGATAAAAGTAGGAAACTACACGCCGCCCCCCTTACTAGGTCAACACACTGCTGAAATACTAAAAGAACTAGGCTACACAGAAGAAGAAATAGCTAAACTTGCCGAGAGGGGGGCAATAATCCTTCAAAAACACTAGCCAGAGAGGTTAGGCAACTACCTGACATTTCTAGGGTTAGTGGTCCGTTTGAGAACGAGGATCCAAATTTAATGCCCCGGCCGGGATTTGAACCCGGGTCACGGGCTCGAGAGGCCCGCATCCTTGACCGGGCTAGACTACCGGTTGGAGTGGCCGGCAAGCCACGGCTCCCCTACGCCCGGGGCGACTATACGTAGGCTACTGTTTTTAAATTTTTCGCGGCTATTATGCGTAGTGCAGAAATTCGATGCAGATCGACGCCGCGACTAAGACAGCTACACTACCGCGAGCAAATGGCTGTGACGGGGTTGCCGGAGGGGGTGGGCCTAGGGTAAGCTTACGGGTCTCAGTGCGCCGTCTATTAGCTCGTAAAGGGTAGCTACGCTATCGACCTCCGCCGGGTAATGCGTCGTCCAGATCACGGCGCTTCCGCTTCTTGTCAGCTCTTCGATGACTGTCCGCACTGCGGCGCGCTTCTCCTTGTCGAGAAAGGCGGTAGGCTCGTCTAGTAGGGCAACGGCCGGCCTACATGCGGCGACGCGGGCTATTGTCACGAGCTTCTTGTACCCGCCCGACAGCTTTGCGGCCTTTTCTCTTATAACAGGCTTAAGTCCTAGAGCCTCCACTATCTCCCAGTCCAGACTTGGACACAGCGAGAGGTTGTCCAGCACAGTGCCTCTGAGAACCACAGGCTCCTGGTGTGCGTAGAGCACCTCGCCCGGCCGGTGCCTCCCTCCGCCCACCTCTACTACCCCCTCGTCTGGCTTCAACAGACCGGCGAGTATTTTTAGGAGTGTGGTCTTGCCAGAGCCGTTGGGTCCAACTACGGCTACCTGGACGCCTCTGGGCACCACTAGGTTCACTCCTCTGAACACCCACCTATCCCCAAACCTCTTGCCGACCCCCCTAGCGACTATCATCCCCTGTATTTATAGCCCAGGGCGTACACCACGACGCTTACAGATACCGAGAGGATGAGAAGGATAATCCCCAGCTGTATGGCGACGTCCCAGTTGCCGAGCATGGTCTCGTGGGCGATGGCGGTGGTGAGGACGCGCGTCCTGAACCTGATGTCGCCCCCGAGCATTAGGGCTATCCCCAGCTCTCCCATGGCTCTGCTAAACGCCGCCGCGGCGGCGGCTGCCAGCCCCCCAATGGCCTCCCTTACCACTAGCAAGTGGCGGCGCCACGCCGGCATGGGGAACATGCGCAGGACCTCTAGCACCTTCACGTCCACGGACCTGAAGGCTGTGGTGGCGAACGCGACGTAGAGGGGGAGAACGAAGAGGAAGTGGCCCACGACCACGGCGTTTAGGGTGTAGAGGATGTTGAGAAAGCCCAGAGGCCCCGTGCGGGCTAGCAGAAGGTAGAGGAGGAGGCCGAGGAGCACGGTGGGCATCCCCACCAGACCGTTGAAGAGTGCCTCAACGGCGCCGGCCAGACGGCCGCCTCTGGCGTAAAGAGCGTAGGCCGCCGGCGTACCCACGGCGACTGCCAGTAGGGTGGGTACTGCGGAGACGTAAAAAGTGTTTAGGATTACGCCCAGTAGCTCACTTGACACAGCTGGGTCCGAACAAGGCGTTTAAATCCTTCATCCACTGGAGGGGTTGGGGATCTGCCCTCGTTATTGGTATAAAGAGTTGCTTCTCGGCCACTGTCAAGTTGCCGATTATTTCCTGGCCCCTGGTGAGCATGTATTCAGCCATGAGCTTCGTGACCGGCGACGGCTTGACTATCTCGAAGCTGTATATGTTGATGAGGTCGGGCGCCGCCGCGACTATAACGTCAAGCGCCGGGAGCTTGTCTTGAAATCTGTACCAAGTGCCGGTGTCCGACAGGGTGTAGGCCGCTTCTTGGTTGGCCAGCTGGAGGGTCTGCCCCATGCCGGCCCCCGCTGATATGTACCACTTATCGCTCTGCGGGTCGGGCACCCTGCCTATTGCCTGCTTCCAGAGATCTATCTCCTTTAGGTTAGTCCCCGACTTGTCGCCCCTGGAGACGAACTTGGCCTTGCCCTTAGCCCCCGCCTCCGCG from Pyrobaculum arsenaticum DSM 13514 includes:
- a CDS encoding ABC transporter permease — encoded protein: MSSELLGVILNTFYVSAVPTLLAVAVGTPAAYALYARGGRLAGAVEALFNGLVGMPTVLLGLLLYLLLARTGPLGFLNILYTLNAVVVGHFLFVLPLYVAFATTAFRSVDVKVLEVLRMFPMPAWRRHLLVVREAIGGLAAAAAAAFSRAMGELGIALMLGGDIRFRTRVLTTAIAHETMLGNWDVAIQLGIILLILSVSVSVVVYALGYKYRG
- a CDS encoding ABC transporter ATP-binding protein, encoding MIVARGVGKRFGDRWVFRGVNLVVPRGVQVAVVGPNGSGKTTLLKILAGLLKPDEGVVEVGGGRHRPGEVLYAHQEPVVLRGTVLDNLSLCPSLDWEIVEALGLKPVIREKAAKLSGGYKKLVTIARVAACRPAVALLDEPTAFLDKEKRAAVRTVIEELTRSGSAVIWTTHYPAEVDSVATLYELIDGALRPVSLP